Proteins encoded together in one Antricoccus suffuscus window:
- a CDS encoding AMP-binding protein translates to MTLDETRNQGVQEHVEQHATQSEEQILADIARRQQESWPASVPREVTYELGEIPLSDYVRERARLTPDAIAIVFYGYEMTFADLDRQSDQVAAYLLANGLVGGDRVAVMMQNCPQFIAAFYGILKAGGVHVPVNPMFQEAELIYELEDSGAEIMFALDSVAGLVAKVQDRTPLRMVVTTSIDEFVPDEPSMPLPAGFTDAVPPVHGMGRWADVLATPLPESWPKIDLDALAALNYTGGTTGMPKGCEHTQRHMLYTAAASKSSRFFGENENSATVSFLPVFWIAGENVGVLNPVYSGTTCVLLTRWDPLAVLTGIDRYNVGVTIGTVDNYIELMEHPRFGDFDLSSVTAPMAMSFVTKMGPEFRDRWRDLVGGQSVLHEAAYGMTETHTSDSFVHGFQDGNYDLNQRPVFCGLPMPGTAFKIADFETGAALPVGAEGEICVKTPSLLTSYWNKPEATAAALRNGWLHTGDIGQIGEDGCLHFLGRSKEMLKVNGMSVFPSEIEVLLSKHPDIEAAAVIGTPDPKRGEMPVAFLLLADGATADPEAIRAWCKENMATYKVPLIEIVDKMPLTDTGKIKKHVLAERYNAPA, encoded by the coding sequence ATGACACTCGACGAGACGCGCAACCAGGGGGTCCAGGAACACGTGGAACAGCACGCAACACAGTCAGAAGAGCAGATCCTGGCCGACATTGCCCGCCGTCAGCAGGAGTCCTGGCCGGCTAGCGTTCCGCGCGAGGTGACTTACGAACTGGGCGAGATCCCGCTGTCGGACTATGTGCGGGAGCGGGCACGGCTGACTCCCGACGCCATCGCGATCGTCTTCTACGGCTACGAGATGACCTTTGCCGACCTCGACCGCCAGAGCGACCAGGTCGCGGCGTACCTCTTGGCCAACGGGCTGGTCGGGGGTGACCGGGTCGCTGTCATGATGCAGAACTGTCCGCAGTTCATCGCGGCCTTTTACGGAATTCTCAAGGCCGGCGGCGTGCATGTACCGGTCAATCCGATGTTCCAAGAGGCGGAGCTGATCTACGAGCTCGAAGACTCCGGTGCCGAGATCATGTTTGCCCTCGACTCCGTAGCCGGGCTGGTCGCAAAGGTCCAGGACCGCACCCCGCTTCGCATGGTCGTCACGACGTCGATCGACGAGTTCGTGCCTGACGAACCGTCGATGCCTTTGCCAGCAGGGTTTACCGATGCGGTGCCGCCGGTGCACGGAATGGGTCGCTGGGCCGACGTACTCGCGACGCCGTTGCCCGAGTCCTGGCCCAAGATCGACCTGGATGCGCTCGCCGCGCTCAACTACACCGGCGGTACGACGGGCATGCCGAAGGGCTGTGAGCACACGCAGCGCCACATGCTCTATACCGCCGCGGCGAGCAAGTCGAGTCGCTTCTTCGGTGAAAACGAAAACTCCGCGACCGTGAGCTTTCTACCGGTGTTCTGGATTGCCGGCGAGAACGTCGGCGTGCTCAATCCGGTCTACTCCGGCACGACGTGTGTGTTGCTGACGCGCTGGGATCCGCTGGCCGTGCTCACCGGCATCGACCGCTACAACGTCGGTGTCACGATTGGTACCGTCGACAACTACATCGAGCTCATGGAGCATCCTCGGTTCGGCGACTTCGACCTGAGTTCGGTCACTGCGCCGATGGCGATGTCGTTTGTGACGAAGATGGGTCCGGAGTTCCGTGACCGATGGCGCGACCTGGTCGGTGGGCAGAGCGTGCTGCACGAGGCGGCGTACGGGATGACCGAGACGCACACCTCCGACTCGTTTGTGCACGGTTTCCAAGACGGCAACTACGACTTGAACCAGCGACCGGTTTTCTGCGGTCTGCCGATGCCGGGTACGGCGTTCAAGATCGCCGACTTCGAAACCGGAGCAGCGCTTCCGGTCGGCGCCGAGGGCGAAATCTGCGTCAAGACGCCATCGTTGCTGACGAGCTACTGGAACAAGCCCGAGGCGACGGCCGCCGCGCTACGCAACGGCTGGCTGCACACTGGCGATATCGGTCAGATCGGTGAAGACGGTTGCCTGCATTTCCTCGGCAGAAGCAAGGAGATGCTCAAGGTCAACGGGATGAGCGTGTTTCCGTCCGAGATCGAGGTACTGCTCTCGAAGCATCCGGACATCGAGGCCGCGGCCGTCATCGGTACGCCGGACCCCAAGCGCGGCGAGATGCCCGTCGCGTTTCTTTTGTTGGCCGACGGAGCCACCGCCGACCCGGAAGCGATCAGGGCATGGTGCAAGGAGAATATGGCTACCTACAAGGTGCCGCTGATCGAGATCGTCGACAAGATGCCGCTTACCGATACGGGAAAGATCAAGAAGCACGTCCTCGCCGAGCGCTACAACGCCCCCGCGTGA
- a CDS encoding carboxyl transferase domain-containing protein, producing MTSISKVLIANRGEVATRVARAVAGLGLRSVGIHSADDGDSLHLRHCDEIVALDGSGPSAYLDGEQIVRRAVEIGASHIHPGYGFLSENADFARACEKHGIVFVGPAADVLEEFGDKSKARALALAHDVPILPGTPHAATKEQMRDFIDGLGAAFTEGKVAALIKAVAGGGGRGMRIVRRLDELEAAYDLCAAEAQGAFGSPDVYIEQLLPSAQHIEVQLIGDGTGAVSHIWDRDCSIQRRNQKLIEIAPSRIVDAELRQRILYAAKRLAGALNYRGLATVEFLVGEDGDYYFMETNPRLQVEHTVTEEVTGLDLVRAQIQVCCGLTLDDLGLEQEQIPEPRGYAVQVRLNAEIMQQDGTTIPQTGRISAFHLASGRGIRADANAYAGYSVNPRFDSLLAKLIVHSNLDDFESVAAIADRALAESQISGVETNISLQRAILRSAEFRSGTARTNFVDSNIQTLLEAVPVAPALFADHAATGQVTHAAVAVPEGVIGVESPMSGAVVSVDVAPGDTVRAGQTLLVLESMKMQHVIAAPEAGEVREIYTSTGDVVDANAIVVAYEPRNASGGDTAEQRQIDPDYIRPDLNALIERKKFLWDENRPRAVEKRHKLGKRTVRENVERLVDPGTFVEYNSLVIAAQRKRRSLDDLIENTPADGLVTGLARVGEATFGREKSMCAVFAYDYTVLAGTQGYWNHKKTDRIFDVAYRQQHPVILFCEGGGGRPGDVDPDKVSGLSNPSWLWLGKLSGTVPFVGITSGRCFAGNAAMLGVCDVVIATSDSNIGMGGPAMIEGGGLGVFAPEEIGPIDVQTHNGVVDIEVEDEDEAVDVAKKYLSYFQGDLPDFQAHDQRLLRHVIPENRKRVYDVRQAIELLFDVDSVLELRPKFGTTIVTALARLEGRAVGVIANNPKVLGGAIDSDGSDKAARFIQLCDVFGIPIVSLCDTPGFMVGPDSEKTASVRHMSRMFLRGGNASVPIAMVVLRKCYGLGGMAMGGASTFVPMIGLAWPTSEFGGMGLEGAVRLGFRKELEAIDDPGERETRYQELVDGMYEWGGGINTATHLEIDDVIDPADTRRLLTLSLGDVEKGKWTNSHSNPLIDAW from the coding sequence ATGACGTCGATTTCGAAAGTACTGATTGCTAACCGCGGAGAGGTCGCGACGCGCGTCGCTCGCGCCGTCGCGGGACTGGGCCTGCGTTCGGTCGGGATCCATTCGGCCGACGATGGCGACTCGCTTCATTTGCGGCACTGCGATGAGATAGTCGCGCTCGACGGCAGCGGGCCGTCGGCGTACCTCGACGGTGAACAGATCGTGCGGCGCGCGGTCGAGATCGGTGCAAGCCACATCCATCCCGGTTACGGGTTCCTCAGCGAGAACGCAGACTTCGCGCGCGCCTGCGAAAAGCACGGAATCGTGTTTGTCGGCCCTGCGGCCGACGTACTTGAGGAGTTCGGCGACAAGAGCAAGGCTCGGGCGCTCGCGTTGGCGCATGATGTCCCGATCCTGCCCGGTACGCCGCACGCCGCGACCAAAGAGCAGATGCGCGATTTCATCGACGGGCTGGGCGCCGCCTTTACCGAGGGCAAGGTTGCCGCCCTGATTAAGGCGGTCGCCGGTGGCGGCGGCCGCGGGATGCGGATCGTACGACGGCTCGACGAGCTTGAGGCGGCGTACGACCTCTGCGCCGCCGAGGCGCAGGGTGCGTTTGGGTCACCCGACGTCTATATAGAGCAGCTGCTCCCGAGCGCGCAGCACATCGAGGTGCAGTTGATCGGCGACGGCACGGGGGCAGTCAGCCACATCTGGGACCGAGACTGCAGCATCCAGCGACGCAACCAGAAGCTGATCGAGATCGCGCCGTCACGAATCGTCGATGCCGAACTGCGCCAGCGCATTCTGTACGCCGCCAAGCGGTTGGCCGGAGCTCTCAACTACCGCGGCCTCGCGACGGTCGAGTTCCTCGTCGGCGAGGACGGCGACTACTACTTCATGGAGACCAATCCGCGACTACAGGTCGAGCACACCGTCACCGAGGAAGTGACCGGTCTCGACTTGGTCCGCGCGCAGATCCAGGTCTGCTGCGGACTTACGCTCGATGATCTCGGCCTCGAGCAGGAGCAGATTCCGGAGCCTCGGGGCTACGCCGTACAGGTCCGGCTCAACGCCGAAATCATGCAGCAGGATGGTACGACGATCCCGCAAACGGGTCGTATCAGCGCCTTCCATCTCGCGTCCGGCCGCGGCATCCGGGCCGACGCCAACGCGTACGCCGGCTACAGCGTCAATCCGCGGTTCGATTCGCTGCTGGCGAAGTTGATCGTGCACAGCAACCTGGATGACTTCGAGAGTGTCGCGGCCATCGCCGACCGCGCCCTTGCCGAGTCGCAGATCAGCGGTGTTGAAACCAACATCAGCTTGCAGCGTGCCATCCTCCGCTCGGCCGAATTCCGCAGCGGTACGGCGCGGACTAACTTCGTTGACAGCAACATCCAAACGCTTCTTGAGGCCGTACCGGTCGCACCGGCCCTGTTCGCCGACCACGCGGCTACCGGGCAAGTCACGCACGCGGCGGTCGCGGTGCCCGAAGGCGTGATCGGTGTCGAGTCGCCGATGAGCGGCGCCGTCGTGTCGGTCGATGTGGCTCCCGGCGACACCGTACGCGCCGGTCAGACATTGCTGGTCTTGGAGTCGATGAAGATGCAGCACGTCATCGCGGCGCCCGAAGCCGGTGAGGTGCGCGAGATCTATACGAGCACGGGCGATGTCGTGGATGCCAACGCGATCGTGGTGGCTTACGAGCCGCGCAACGCCTCCGGTGGTGATACGGCCGAACAGCGGCAGATCGACCCGGACTACATCCGACCCGATCTCAACGCGCTCATCGAGCGTAAGAAGTTTCTCTGGGACGAAAATCGGCCGCGTGCGGTGGAGAAGCGGCACAAGCTGGGCAAACGGACCGTCCGCGAAAACGTCGAGCGCCTGGTCGACCCTGGCACTTTCGTCGAGTACAACTCGCTGGTAATTGCCGCGCAGCGCAAGCGTCGTAGCCTCGATGACCTCATCGAGAACACCCCCGCCGATGGGTTGGTCACCGGACTCGCGCGGGTGGGTGAAGCGACGTTCGGCCGCGAAAAGTCGATGTGCGCGGTGTTCGCGTATGACTACACGGTATTGGCAGGCACCCAGGGCTACTGGAACCACAAGAAGACCGACCGCATCTTCGATGTCGCGTATCGCCAGCAGCACCCGGTGATCTTGTTCTGCGAAGGCGGCGGCGGCCGCCCGGGCGACGTCGATCCGGACAAGGTGTCCGGACTAAGCAACCCCTCCTGGCTGTGGCTCGGCAAGCTCAGCGGAACGGTCCCATTCGTCGGTATCACGTCGGGCCGCTGCTTTGCCGGCAACGCCGCGATGTTGGGTGTCTGCGATGTCGTCATTGCGACCTCCGACTCCAACATCGGCATGGGTGGCCCGGCGATGATCGAAGGCGGTGGCCTAGGGGTGTTCGCGCCGGAGGAGATCGGCCCGATCGACGTACAGACTCACAATGGCGTCGTCGATATCGAGGTCGAGGACGAGGACGAGGCCGTCGACGTCGCCAAGAAGTACCTCTCCTACTTCCAGGGCGACCTGCCCGACTTCCAGGCGCACGACCAACGGCTGTTGCGGCACGTCATCCCCGAGAACCGCAAGCGGGTGTACGACGTACGCCAAGCCATCGAGTTGCTGTTCGACGTGGACTCGGTGCTAGAGCTGCGACCGAAGTTCGGTACGACGATCGTCACGGCGCTCGCGCGTCTCGAAGGCCGCGCCGTCGGGGTTATCGCCAACAACCCGAAGGTGCTCGGCGGCGCGATCGACTCGGACGGGTCCGACAAAGCCGCCCGCTTTATCCAGTTGTGCGATGTTTTCGGTATCCCGATCGTCTCGCTGTGCGACACCCCCGGCTTCATGGTCGGTCCCGACTCGGAAAAGACGGCGAGTGTGCGTCACATGAGCAGAATGTTCTTACGCGGAGGCAATGCGTCCGTTCCGATCGCGATGGTCGTGCTGCGCAAGTGCTACGGCCTGGGTGGCATGGCGATGGGCGGTGCGAGTACCTTCGTGCCAATGATCGGCTTGGCCTGGCCGACATCGGAGTTCGGCGGAATGGGGCTGGAAGGCGCCGTGCGATTGGGGTTCCGCAAGGAACTCGAAGCGATCGACGATCCCGGCGAGCGCGAGACGCGCTACCAGGAACTCGTCGACGGGATGTATGAGTGGGGCGGGGGCATCAACACTGCAACTCACCTGGAGATCGACGATGTCATCGATCCGGCCGACACTCGCCGGTTGCTGACGCTGTCGCTTGGTGATGTGGAAAAGGGAAAGTGGACCAATAGTCACTCGAACCCGCTGATTGACGCCTGGTAG
- a CDS encoding CaiB/BaiF CoA transferase family protein produces MLERALEGVKVLDLSRILAGPWCTQNLADLGADVIKVENPKGGDDTRSWGPPYPEGTGPEHGFSSYFAAGNRGKRSLAVDFSSPDGLEIIRRMAKEADILVENYKAGTLNRYGLGYEDLKKINPRLIYCSITGYGQTGPMAPKPGYDFVFQGAGGLMSYTGQPDGRPGAEPLRCGISVMDISTGLYATSAVLGALFQRGRTNEGQYIDFALLDVAVAINANHAQNYLMTGVPSKRFGNAHPTIAPYEVFPTSDGFMILAVANDSQFAKFCEFAGRPDVAADERFAKNAGRVAHREELRPIVAEIMQTRSRDEWGKGLEAVGVPCGPINDLADVFNDEQVVHRGMQQTSVHPITGPIPQVRNPMLYGAPYKVDSAPPLNGEHSVDVLKDLGYSDDEIKALVDSGSVGVWS; encoded by the coding sequence GTGCTGGAACGAGCACTCGAAGGCGTCAAGGTTCTGGATCTGTCCCGGATTCTTGCTGGTCCGTGGTGCACACAGAACCTCGCCGACCTCGGCGCGGACGTCATCAAGGTCGAGAACCCCAAGGGTGGCGATGACACGCGAAGCTGGGGCCCGCCGTACCCCGAGGGCACCGGACCCGAGCACGGGTTCTCGTCGTACTTCGCCGCCGGCAACCGTGGGAAGCGCTCGCTAGCCGTGGACTTCTCCAGTCCCGACGGCCTCGAGATCATCAGGCGGATGGCCAAAGAAGCCGACATCCTCGTCGAAAACTACAAGGCCGGCACGCTGAACCGGTATGGCCTCGGCTACGAAGATCTGAAGAAGATCAACCCACGCCTGATCTACTGCTCGATCACCGGCTACGGCCAGACCGGACCCATGGCGCCAAAGCCCGGCTATGACTTCGTCTTCCAGGGCGCCGGTGGCCTGATGAGCTATACGGGGCAGCCGGATGGCCGGCCCGGTGCCGAACCGCTGCGTTGCGGGATATCGGTGATGGACATTTCCACGGGCCTGTATGCCACCTCGGCAGTCCTCGGCGCGCTGTTCCAGCGCGGCCGGACCAACGAGGGCCAGTACATCGATTTCGCGTTGCTCGACGTCGCCGTCGCGATCAACGCCAACCACGCTCAGAACTACCTGATGACCGGCGTTCCGTCTAAGCGGTTCGGTAACGCGCATCCGACGATCGCGCCGTACGAAGTCTTCCCGACCTCGGACGGGTTCATGATTCTCGCGGTCGCTAACGACTCACAGTTTGCCAAGTTCTGCGAGTTCGCGGGCCGCCCGGACGTTGCCGCGGACGAACGGTTCGCGAAGAACGCGGGCCGGGTCGCCCACCGCGAGGAGCTGCGGCCGATCGTTGCGGAGATCATGCAGACCCGCAGCCGGGACGAGTGGGGCAAAGGCCTTGAAGCAGTTGGCGTGCCGTGCGGGCCGATCAACGACCTTGCGGACGTGTTCAACGACGAGCAGGTCGTGCATCGCGGAATGCAGCAGACTTCGGTGCATCCGATCACCGGTCCGATCCCGCAGGTCCGCAACCCCATGCTGTACGGCGCGCCGTACAAGGTCGACTCGGCTCCGCCGCTCAACGGTGAGCACTCGGTCGACGTACTCAAGGACCTGGGCTACAGCGACGACGAGATCAAGGCGCTGGTCGATTCTGGCTCCGTCGGCGTCTGGTCATAG
- the smpB gene encoding SsrA-binding protein SmpB: protein MRDRSGRLQIAANRKARHNYAILDTYEAGIVLAGTEVKALREGKASLVDGFAVIENDEVWMYGVHISEYSQGTWTNHSARRKRKLLLHRRQITKLSLALQDHGSSLIPLSLYFLDGLAKIELALARGKTAYDKRQTLAARDANREIERAMSDHFKKRNRLERRVH from the coding sequence ATGAGAGACCGCTCAGGACGTCTACAGATCGCCGCCAACCGCAAGGCACGCCATAACTACGCGATCCTGGACACTTACGAGGCTGGGATCGTACTGGCCGGCACCGAGGTCAAGGCGCTCCGTGAGGGGAAGGCGTCGCTCGTCGACGGGTTCGCCGTGATCGAAAACGACGAAGTCTGGATGTACGGCGTACACATCAGCGAATACTCGCAGGGCACGTGGACCAATCATTCGGCTCGGCGCAAACGCAAACTTCTCCTGCACCGCAGGCAGATCACCAAGTTGAGCCTCGCGCTGCAAGATCATGGCTCCTCACTTATCCCCCTGAGCCTGTACTTCCTCGACGGACTCGCCAAGATCGAGCTCGCGCTCGCCCGCGGCAAGACCGCGTACGACAAGCGGCAGACGCTCGCCGCCCGAGACGCCAACCGCGAGATCGAACGCGCGATGAGCGATCACTTCAAAAAGCGCAACCGTCTCGAACGTCGCGTCCATTAA
- a CDS encoding alpha/beta fold hydrolase gives MLQHQRTGSGRPIVLIHGLLGSQQIFSRVVPLLADEYEVVTVDLPGHGGSDLPGGANTMYDAAAELADMITGLSLTDPIVVGHSWGGYVTAELIASFPHTLSAAAIIYSQPYADPPEKQQARSEAISRFENEPWESVVRDLFPVYVADYDPPEIFEETVQITKSASVDAARFALMTIRDRADRSEAILAHPHIPVLFVSGTDDRSMPPITLQAPHIEYAETRSGHMGPMTVPDELVQILKAWIARSPAAGTT, from the coding sequence ATGCTTCAGCATCAGCGCACCGGCTCCGGACGACCCATCGTGCTTATCCACGGACTGCTGGGATCACAGCAGATATTCTCGCGAGTCGTGCCGTTGCTGGCCGACGAATACGAAGTCGTCACCGTGGACCTGCCCGGGCATGGTGGAAGTGACCTCCCGGGCGGCGCCAATACGATGTACGACGCTGCCGCCGAGCTTGCCGACATGATTACCGGGCTCAGTCTCACTGACCCGATTGTCGTCGGCCATTCGTGGGGCGGCTACGTCACCGCGGAGCTCATCGCAAGCTTCCCGCACACTTTGAGTGCTGCGGCGATCATCTACTCTCAGCCGTACGCCGACCCACCGGAGAAGCAACAGGCTCGCAGCGAAGCTATCAGCCGATTTGAAAATGAGCCGTGGGAGAGCGTCGTACGCGACTTGTTCCCGGTGTACGTCGCTGACTACGATCCGCCGGAGATCTTTGAAGAGACCGTGCAGATCACCAAGTCTGCGAGCGTGGACGCAGCGCGGTTCGCGCTGATGACAATCCGTGACCGCGCCGACCGCAGCGAAGCAATCCTGGCCCACCCGCATATCCCGGTGCTGTTCGTCAGCGGTACCGACGATCGTTCGATGCCGCCGATCACGCTGCAGGCCCCGCATATCGAGTACGCCGAGACCCGGTCCGGACATATGGGTCCGATGACCGTGCCCGATGAGCTAGTGCAGATACTCAAGGCCTGGATCGCGCGGTCGCCTGCGGCCGGTACGACGTAG
- a CDS encoding crotonase/enoyl-CoA hydratase family protein, protein MTETTDIPTEERVTYTVTDGIADVRMVRADKMNALDDAMFDALIETGKKLKNDPTVRVVVISGEGRSFCAGLDASRLSGMGDGTAKARDLDGIEPVGPAKAKGQQAAYVWIDLPVPVIAAVHGYALGGGLQIALGADIRIATPDAKLSVMETKWGLIPDMIGTTILPELVGRDVAKELTYTARIISGEEADRIGLVTRLSDDPHKAALELAAEINTRNPHAVRLAKELLESSGRVSVEEQLDAEQVAIKALIGTPNQRESVAAGMAKRAPKFADVE, encoded by the coding sequence ATGACTGAGACGACTGATATTCCAACTGAGGAGCGCGTGACCTACACGGTCACCGACGGAATCGCCGACGTACGTATGGTGCGCGCGGACAAGATGAACGCTCTCGACGACGCGATGTTCGACGCGCTCATCGAGACCGGTAAGAAGCTGAAGAACGACCCGACGGTGCGCGTCGTGGTCATCTCCGGTGAAGGGCGGTCGTTCTGCGCCGGACTCGACGCGAGCCGACTTAGCGGCATGGGCGACGGCACGGCAAAGGCGCGCGATCTGGACGGGATCGAGCCGGTCGGACCCGCCAAGGCAAAGGGCCAGCAGGCGGCGTACGTCTGGATCGACCTGCCCGTCCCGGTCATTGCAGCAGTTCACGGCTACGCGCTTGGTGGCGGTCTTCAAATCGCGCTCGGTGCCGATATCCGGATCGCGACACCGGACGCGAAGCTGTCGGTCATGGAGACGAAGTGGGGACTCATCCCCGACATGATCGGCACGACGATCCTGCCCGAGTTGGTTGGGCGCGACGTCGCTAAGGAACTGACGTATACGGCGCGGATCATCAGCGGCGAGGAAGCCGATCGCATCGGACTGGTGACGCGGCTTTCCGACGACCCGCACAAGGCCGCCCTCGAGTTGGCTGCCGAGATCAACACGCGTAACCCGCACGCCGTACGGCTGGCGAAGGAGCTCCTTGAGTCGTCCGGTCGAGTGAGCGTCGAGGAGCAGCTCGACGCCGAGCAGGTCGCGATCAAGGCGCTGATCGGCACGCCGAATCAGCGTGAGTCGGTCGCCGCGGGCATGGCGAAGCGCGCACCGAAGTTCGCCGACGTCGAATAA
- a CDS encoding alpha/beta fold hydrolase, which produces MTSTGQQTLASNGIAIAYEVRGPEDGQPLLLVNGLGSQMIGYRTELCDKFARRGFRVIRFDNRDVGHSTYFDDRPLPDIRAILKGDLSTAAYTLSDMAADAVGLLDGLGIEAAHIVGMSMGGMLVQRIAIDFPERVLSMTSIMSTTGERSVGRATPEANARLMQPLPADREEALDKLTEDSRVIGSPGFVFDAAKIRAQHVEALDRATHPAGTARQQGAIFADSDRTPALRELRLPTLVIHGADDPLIGVSGGEATAAAVSGAQLKIYPGMGHNLPEDLWDDFVADIAGIAGMPPA; this is translated from the coding sequence ATGACAAGCACCGGCCAGCAGACGCTCGCCAGCAACGGAATCGCGATCGCTTACGAAGTGCGCGGACCCGAGGACGGCCAGCCCCTGCTGCTCGTCAACGGACTCGGCTCGCAAATGATCGGCTACCGCACCGAGCTATGCGACAAGTTCGCCCGGCGCGGCTTCCGCGTGATCCGCTTCGACAACCGCGACGTCGGCCATTCCACGTATTTCGACGATCGGCCGCTGCCCGATATCCGCGCGATCTTGAAGGGCGATCTGTCCACGGCGGCGTACACGCTGTCGGACATGGCCGCGGACGCCGTCGGCCTGCTAGACGGGCTTGGCATCGAGGCCGCACACATCGTCGGGATGTCGATGGGCGGCATGCTCGTGCAACGGATCGCGATCGATTTCCCCGAGCGGGTGCTGTCGATGACGTCCATTATGTCGACGACGGGCGAAAGGTCGGTCGGCCGCGCGACGCCGGAGGCAAATGCGCGGCTCATGCAGCCGCTGCCGGCAGACCGGGAGGAGGCGCTCGACAAGCTCACCGAGGACAGCCGTGTCATCGGCTCGCCCGGGTTTGTCTTCGACGCGGCGAAGATCCGCGCGCAGCATGTCGAGGCACTCGACCGGGCGACACACCCGGCGGGCACGGCGCGTCAGCAGGGCGCCATCTTCGCCGACTCCGATCGCACTCCGGCGCTGCGTGAGCTGAGGTTGCCGACCCTCGTAATCCACGGCGCCGACGACCCGTTGATCGGCGTTTCCGGGGGTGAGGCGACCGCGGCCGCAGTATCAGGAGCGCAACTCAAGATCTATCCGGGCATGGGCCACAACTTGCCCGAGGACCTGTGGGATGACTTCGTAGCAGATATCGCCGGTATCGCAGGAATGCCGCCTGCATAA
- a CDS encoding MFS transporter — MTTTSERPAAPAEPDKKGNWLWDRKLYSYPRGPHRYFLLALSVLATIVLYIENYALGGVSTLLSEQLGISFIYLVTMLAIVNLIGAFGSLVAGIGDRLGRANMVIWGLLLVGLLTTFVVPAVTNKLVLGIILAIIGFVEGMLLVATPALVRDYSPQVGRAAAMGIWNVGPVAGSLVVAIIASATLEHFHNHWTSQFVIAGIIGLVMFVLALLFLKELSPKLRDQLMVDPKDRELIEARAASGQVAVNLHKPFRQMWKADIIWPSVGFGTLLLLYFTLVGFSPVLYATAFGFNASQANGIAAWAWGANVVVTVLIGFLFDWSKIRKPWILIGCVLTIIFELILLFNMNTALSFTQLSVIMAFMSGSFGFAAVAFYAAFTETVEERNPALMATGLAIWGWIIRVIAFISFLIIPHIVTSATTLLEAATQPKAAVAKAAIDVHGEWQTWLWICVAGTVFFMIVTPLLRGPWSPKKARELLAAHDRRSAEELAEIRSSTR, encoded by the coding sequence GTGACTACGACTTCTGAACGTCCCGCCGCGCCCGCGGAGCCTGACAAAAAGGGCAACTGGCTGTGGGACCGCAAGCTCTACAGCTATCCCAGAGGACCGCACAGATACTTCTTGCTAGCACTCTCCGTGCTCGCAACGATCGTTCTCTACATCGAGAACTATGCACTTGGTGGCGTCTCAACACTGCTGTCCGAGCAACTGGGGATCTCGTTTATCTACCTCGTAACGATGCTCGCCATCGTCAATCTGATTGGCGCGTTCGGATCGCTGGTCGCGGGTATCGGCGACCGCCTCGGCCGGGCCAACATGGTCATTTGGGGTCTGCTGCTCGTCGGCCTCCTCACCACGTTCGTCGTACCAGCCGTCACCAACAAACTCGTGCTAGGCATCATCCTGGCGATAATCGGCTTCGTCGAGGGCATGCTTTTGGTTGCGACCCCCGCCCTGGTCCGCGACTACAGCCCGCAGGTCGGCCGCGCGGCCGCGATGGGCATCTGGAACGTCGGTCCGGTGGCCGGCTCACTCGTCGTCGCGATCATCGCTTCCGCGACCCTTGAGCACTTCCACAACCACTGGACCAGCCAGTTCGTCATCGCCGGCATCATCGGCCTGGTCATGTTCGTGCTCGCGCTGCTGTTCCTGAAGGAACTGTCCCCGAAGTTGCGCGACCAGTTGATGGTCGACCCTAAAGACCGCGAGCTGATCGAGGCCCGTGCGGCGAGCGGCCAAGTCGCCGTCAACTTGCATAAGCCGTTCCGGCAGATGTGGAAGGCCGACATCATCTGGCCGTCGGTCGGCTTCGGCACGCTGCTGCTGCTCTACTTCACCCTCGTCGGGTTTTCACCGGTGCTCTACGCGACGGCATTCGGCTTCAACGCCAGCCAAGCAAACGGCATTGCGGCCTGGGCATGGGGCGCCAATGTCGTGGTCACTGTCCTCATCGGGTTCTTGTTCGACTGGAGCAAGATCCGCAAGCCGTGGATCCTTATCGGCTGCGTGCTGACGATCATCTTCGAGTTGATCTTGCTGTTCAACATGAACACGGCATTGAGCTTCACTCAGCTGTCGGTCATCATGGCGTTCATGTCCGGTTCGTTCGGATTTGCCGCTGTCGCGTTCTACGCCGCCTTCACCGAGACAGTCGAGGAGCGCAACCCCGCGCTGATGGCGACCGGCCTCGCGATCTGGGGCTGGATCATCCGGGTTATCGCGTTCATCTCGTTCCTGATCATTCCGCACATCGTGACCTCGGCGACGACACTGCTCGAAGCGGCGACGCAACCTAAAGCCGCCGTCGCGAAGGCCGCGATTGATGTCCATGGCGAGTGGCAGACCTGGCTATGGATCTGCGTCGCAGGTACCGTTTTCTTCATGATCGTGACCCCGCTGCTGCGCGGTCCATGGAGTCCAAAGAAGGCCCGGGAATTGCTCGCAGCGCACGATCGGAGGAGCGCCGAAGAGCTCGCGGAGATACGCTCGAGCACGCGCTAA